From the Photobacterium sp. GJ3 genome, one window contains:
- a CDS encoding MerR family transcriptional regulator, with protein MYIGEVSQRTGLSAKAIRLYEEMGLIRTLPRVNRYRTYAETDIEVLQLIAEAKQLGVTLNRLKGVIRYQHGVVDWARIHQFLKDVRGELMAERQRLNAQIQQVEQCLATIHTCPQGLDSVL; from the coding sequence ATGTACATCGGAGAAGTTTCTCAACGCACTGGATTATCCGCTAAAGCGATCCGGCTTTATGAGGAGATGGGCCTGATTCGTACCTTACCTCGGGTGAACCGATACCGGACCTATGCTGAAACGGATATTGAGGTCTTGCAGTTGATCGCAGAAGCCAAACAACTGGGGGTGACTCTGAATCGCCTGAAAGGTGTGATCCGGTATCAGCATGGTGTGGTGGACTGGGCGCGCATTCATCAGTTTTTAAAGGACGTCCGGGGTGAGCTGATGGCAGAACGCCAGCGACTGAATGCGCAAATTCAGCAGGTCGAGCAATGCCTTGCAACGATCCATACTTGTCCTCAGGGGCTTGACTCTGTCCTATAG
- a CDS encoding LysR family transcriptional regulator, with product MMSHTLDLNTLPLFIATVEAGSFTAAAEKLGCTKTKISLNIKALEAHLGSALFNRTTRQVTLTEAGQQLYLACQPLLTKLDETLSEASTSAQTLSGTLRITAPVDHMALMLAPAVAAFSKRHPKLTVELRGGDKVSDMVRDGIDLAIRMGWLKDSSLRAQKLGEFEQRVMASAGYIQEMGRPQHPSELKHHRWIEFSPLPSALTWTFTRADEQVQVQMQSHVRVDNTSAMRSLIKSNAGLSVIATHFGENDPELVPLFTDWQLPRGGIYAVFPPGAFIPAKVRTFVEFYRRWLTEKMSAHV from the coding sequence ATGATGAGCCACACACTTGATCTCAATACCCTGCCCTTATTCATTGCCACCGTTGAGGCAGGATCATTTACGGCTGCGGCCGAGAAACTGGGCTGTACGAAAACCAAGATCAGCCTGAATATCAAAGCGCTGGAAGCCCATCTGGGTTCTGCGCTGTTTAACCGGACCACGCGTCAGGTCACGCTGACGGAAGCGGGTCAGCAGCTCTATCTGGCCTGCCAGCCATTGCTGACAAAGCTGGACGAAACACTCAGCGAAGCCAGTACCAGTGCGCAAACTCTGTCTGGCACCCTGCGGATCACGGCGCCAGTAGATCATATGGCACTGATGCTGGCTCCCGCTGTGGCCGCTTTTTCAAAACGACATCCAAAGCTCACGGTTGAGCTGCGGGGCGGCGATAAGGTGTCGGACATGGTGCGCGATGGGATTGATTTAGCCATTCGGATGGGATGGCTGAAAGATTCCAGCCTTCGGGCGCAGAAACTGGGCGAGTTTGAGCAGCGTGTGATGGCTTCTGCCGGATATATACAGGAAATGGGCAGACCACAGCATCCGAGCGAACTGAAACATCATCGCTGGATTGAGTTTTCGCCCCTGCCAAGCGCGCTGACCTGGACGTTCACCCGGGCAGACGAACAGGTTCAGGTTCAGATGCAAAGTCATGTTCGGGTCGACAACACCAGTGCCATGCGCAGCCTGATCAAAAGTAACGCGGGATTGTCGGTGATTGCGACCCATTTCGGCGAAAACGATCCGGAATTAGTGCCCTTGTTCACCGACTGGCAATTACCCAGAGGCGGGATTTACGCCGTCTTCCCGCCGGGTGCATTTATTCCGGCGAAAGTCAGAACCTTTGTTGAATTTTACCGGAGATGGCTGACCGAAAAGATGTCAGCCCATGTGTAA
- a CDS encoding sigma-54-dependent Fis family transcriptional regulator has product MQEDKASLNGKAGQISRVADSWQRCRGYGLDCEQAPVVTRLSSEQWQQRMAQSQQMVSVTRDKVLPMYQRMLHNSNSLVLLTDSQGYLLERWGAPPFCQQLPAELLTPGACWQEKAVGTNAIGTVLQTQAISDVQCDEHFLAVNRMMSASASPIFDANRRLVGVLNVSSDAYLPTTLVHGMAKVMAQAIENQMISAAYQQHFWQLMLNTSPDNLDSQWAGLLVFNAQGQILVSNQRANALLGQSLQGLPIETVTGQPLATLLAWQAAEVMTVKGPEAIPLFARIIAPHVSGETATLPMVTAPGPTTLPSGDARVLTDLDTGDKHMARAVDQALRVVHSDIPLLIQGETGVGKEIFVRAFHASSARHDAELVAVNCAAIPSELVEAELFGYVKGAFTGASPKGSIGLIRRADQGTLFLDEIGDMPLSTQARLLRVLQDKCVTPLGSSERYPVDFRLVCATHQPLREAIQRRQFREDLYYRMNGLTVSLPPLKDRQDLPKVVEAVLAELADNGLKGDVSEEVMQLFLSHLWPGNIRQLFNVLRVAVVLAGDQRIQPEHLPDDFFWDLKGITREADLLESDLLEDDWQVALPKVYKALGRNVSKTAEAMGVSRNTVYKRLKQLGLWHDG; this is encoded by the coding sequence ATGCAGGAAGATAAAGCGAGTCTCAATGGAAAAGCCGGACAGATAAGCCGGGTTGCGGATTCATGGCAACGTTGCCGGGGTTATGGGCTGGACTGCGAACAGGCACCTGTGGTGACCCGGCTCAGCTCGGAACAATGGCAGCAGCGGATGGCGCAGTCTCAGCAGATGGTCTCGGTCACACGGGATAAAGTGCTGCCCATGTACCAGCGAATGCTCCATAACAGTAACAGTCTGGTTTTACTGACGGATTCGCAGGGGTATCTGCTGGAACGATGGGGTGCTCCGCCGTTCTGTCAGCAGCTTCCGGCTGAATTACTGACCCCGGGGGCCTGCTGGCAGGAGAAAGCCGTCGGGACCAATGCCATTGGAACGGTGCTGCAAACGCAGGCGATCTCAGATGTACAGTGTGATGAACACTTCCTGGCGGTGAACCGGATGATGAGTGCCTCTGCTTCGCCGATTTTTGATGCCAACCGACGCTTGGTCGGGGTGCTGAATGTGTCCAGTGACGCGTATCTGCCGACCACCCTGGTGCACGGTATGGCCAAAGTCATGGCACAGGCCATTGAAAATCAGATGATTTCAGCCGCTTATCAGCAGCATTTCTGGCAACTGATGCTGAATACGAGTCCTGATAATCTGGACAGCCAGTGGGCAGGGTTACTGGTTTTTAATGCGCAGGGACAGATTCTGGTGTCGAACCAGCGAGCCAATGCATTACTGGGACAGTCACTTCAGGGCCTGCCGATTGAGACGGTCACCGGCCAGCCACTGGCAACGCTGCTGGCCTGGCAAGCCGCAGAAGTGATGACCGTGAAAGGGCCGGAAGCCATCCCGTTGTTTGCCCGGATCATTGCACCGCACGTCTCCGGTGAGACGGCTACTTTACCCATGGTCACAGCGCCAGGGCCCACGACGCTTCCTTCTGGCGATGCGCGTGTACTCACCGATTTAGACACCGGCGATAAACACATGGCTCGCGCTGTGGATCAGGCCTTACGTGTGGTCCACAGTGATATTCCGCTGCTGATTCAGGGGGAAACCGGCGTGGGCAAAGAAATTTTTGTCCGTGCATTTCATGCGTCATCTGCACGTCATGATGCTGAGCTGGTTGCCGTGAATTGTGCGGCAATCCCCTCCGAGCTGGTGGAAGCGGAACTCTTCGGCTATGTCAAAGGTGCGTTCACCGGTGCCAGTCCGAAAGGCAGTATCGGCCTGATTCGTCGCGCGGATCAGGGCACTTTGTTTCTGGACGAAATCGGTGACATGCCCCTTTCAACTCAGGCCAGACTGCTGCGGGTCCTGCAGGATAAATGTGTGACCCCACTGGGAAGCAGCGAGCGCTACCCGGTGGATTTTCGTCTGGTGTGTGCCACGCATCAGCCGTTACGGGAAGCCATTCAGCGCAGACAGTTCCGTGAAGATCTGTATTACCGGATGAATGGTCTCACTGTGAGCTTACCACCGCTTAAAGACCGGCAAGATTTGCCGAAAGTGGTTGAGGCGGTGCTGGCAGAACTGGCTGACAACGGACTGAAAGGGGATGTCAGCGAAGAAGTGATGCAGCTGTTTCTGTCCCACCTCTGGCCGGGGAATATCCGGCAACTGTTCAATGTGTTGCGCGTGGCCGTGGTGCTTGCCGGCGATCAACGAATCCAGCCGGAACATTTACCGGATGACTTTTTCTGGGATCTCAAAGGCATCACCAGAGAGGCAGACCTGCTCGAATCTGATCTGCTGGAAGATGACTGGCAGGTCGCTTTGCCCAAAGTGTACAAAGCGCTGGGACGTAATGTCAGCAAAACCGCCGAAGCCATGGGCGTCAGCCGGAACACCGTGTATAAACGATTGAAACAGCTTGGCTTGTGGCATGACGGGTGA
- a CDS encoding NAD(P)-dependent oxidoreductase yields the protein MNIAIIGASGFIGSALREEALSRGHQVTALVSRPERLATQPGLTIQKADVQDTQALTAQLAGYDAVLSAFSGHAQTDVAGYFAQGFDSILAAAQAAEANRLMVVGGAGSLEVAPGVQLIDTPEFPVEYKATAEGARYALNALRAQQGVNWTMLSPAAMIAPGERTGQYQLGTDQLLTDAAGNSQISVEDYAKAMIDELEAPVNMNQRFTLAYA from the coding sequence ATGAACATTGCAATCATTGGCGCAAGTGGTTTTATTGGTTCAGCACTGCGAGAAGAAGCACTGAGCCGTGGTCATCAGGTGACGGCACTGGTCAGTCGTCCAGAGCGCCTGGCAACACAACCCGGCCTGACGATTCAGAAAGCCGATGTGCAGGATACCCAGGCACTGACAGCGCAACTGGCAGGTTACGATGCCGTACTGAGCGCATTTTCCGGGCACGCACAAACGGATGTCGCCGGTTACTTTGCTCAGGGTTTCGACAGCATTCTGGCGGCAGCACAAGCTGCAGAGGCCAATCGCCTGATGGTTGTTGGTGGCGCGGGCTCTCTGGAAGTCGCACCCGGTGTACAACTGATTGATACGCCAGAGTTTCCGGTGGAATACAAAGCCACAGCCGAAGGGGCCAGATATGCGCTGAATGCACTGCGTGCCCAGCAGGGCGTGAACTGGACCATGTTGTCTCCGGCGGCGATGATTGCACCGGGCGAGCGGACCGGCCAGTATCAGCTGGGTACCGATCAGTTGCTCACGGACGCGGCAGGCAACAGCCAGATTTCAGTTGAAGACTACGCAAAAGCCATGATTGATGAGCTGGAAGCCCCTGTGAATATGAATCAACGCTTCACGCTGGCTTACGCCTGA
- a CDS encoding NAD(P)H-dependent oxidoreductase, with product MSKKILLLNANPKAESFAKSLADAYEIEAREHASVRRLNLSEMHFTPSLDAGYDAVQPLEPCLSHFQESLRWAEHIVIVSPIWWGGLPAKLKGFIDRTFLPGFAFQFEGDNPEPVPLLKGKTARIILTMDAPAEMLAEQAEPVLAQLDRFTLQFCGVSPAETTLLGSVILSTETQRQLWLKDIQALGRLGL from the coding sequence ATGAGCAAAAAAATTCTGTTACTGAATGCCAATCCGAAAGCGGAAAGCTTTGCAAAGTCTCTTGCTGATGCATATGAGATTGAAGCAAGAGAGCACGCGAGTGTGCGTCGTCTGAACCTGTCTGAGATGCATTTCACCCCCAGCCTTGATGCGGGTTACGATGCAGTTCAGCCGTTAGAACCCTGCCTTTCGCATTTCCAGGAATCCCTGCGGTGGGCTGAACATATCGTGATTGTGTCACCGATCTGGTGGGGTGGATTACCCGCTAAATTGAAAGGCTTCATTGATCGAACCTTCTTGCCGGGATTTGCTTTTCAGTTTGAAGGCGATAACCCGGAGCCGGTGCCGTTACTGAAAGGGAAAACGGCCCGGATCATTCTGACGATGGATGCCCCTGCCGAAATGCTGGCCGAACAGGCTGAACCTGTGCTGGCCCAGCTTGACCGTTTTACGCTTCAGTTTTGCGGGGTCAGCCCTGCCGAAACCACTTTGCTGGGGTCGGTGATCCTGTCGACAGAAACCCAGCGGCAATTATGGCTGAAAGACATTCAAGCACTTGGGCGGCTGGGGCTGTAG
- a CDS encoding ABC transporter ATP-binding protein, whose protein sequence is MSLKLDQVTRIVDGSHWIKNASLTLEPGSFNVLLGRTLAGKTSLMRLMAGLDRPTQGHIYFNGQEVTGVPVRERNVSMVYQQFINYPNLTVYDNIASPLKLGKLPQAEIDARVRQTAEMLHIEPFLKRYPLELSGGQQQRTAMARALVKDADIILFDEPLVNLDYKLREELRQEMRELFAARNTIAVYATTEPNEALALGGNVVLMHEGEIIQSGHTPVVYHNPASVTCAELFGEPPINLIQGRVSQSTVSFSDQIHFALNDDLGDLAPGDYIFGIRPNHLTLVPGHDDDLELAVTVELAEISGSETFLHVSNRDMSMVLHLSGVHEYAVDARISIYVPTHKLYVFSQARQLIQTARSDWEKR, encoded by the coding sequence ATGTCGCTCAAATTGGATCAGGTCACCCGCATCGTCGACGGCAGTCATTGGATCAAAAACGCCAGCCTGACGCTGGAGCCCGGCTCATTCAATGTCCTGTTGGGCAGAACTCTGGCCGGTAAAACCAGCCTGATGCGGTTAATGGCAGGGCTGGATCGTCCAACGCAGGGCCACATCTATTTCAATGGCCAAGAAGTCACCGGCGTTCCGGTTCGAGAACGCAATGTGTCGATGGTCTATCAGCAATTTATCAACTATCCCAATCTGACGGTTTACGACAACATTGCCTCCCCGCTGAAACTGGGCAAACTGCCTCAGGCTGAGATCGATGCGCGTGTCCGCCAGACCGCTGAAATGCTGCATATCGAACCTTTTCTGAAACGGTATCCGCTGGAACTGTCGGGCGGTCAGCAGCAACGCACAGCCATGGCCAGAGCATTGGTCAAAGATGCAGACATCATTTTGTTCGATGAGCCTCTGGTGAATCTGGACTATAAACTGCGCGAAGAATTACGGCAGGAAATGCGCGAACTGTTCGCCGCAAGGAACACCATCGCAGTGTATGCGACGACTGAACCCAACGAGGCGCTGGCACTGGGTGGCAATGTGGTGCTGATGCATGAGGGAGAGATCATTCAGTCGGGCCATACGCCGGTTGTCTATCACAATCCGGCCAGCGTCACCTGTGCTGAACTCTTTGGTGAACCGCCGATCAATCTGATTCAGGGACGGGTCAGCCAGAGCACGGTGTCGTTTTCCGACCAGATTCATTTTGCCCTGAACGACGATCTGGGCGACCTCGCGCCCGGTGATTACATCTTTGGGATTCGCCCCAACCACCTGACGCTGGTGCCCGGACATGACGACGATCTGGAGCTGGCCGTGACGGTCGAGCTGGCTGAAATCAGCGGCAGCGAAACCTTTCTGCATGTTTCCAACCGCGACATGAGCATGGTGCTGCATTTATCTGGCGTCCATGAATACGCCGTCGATGCCCGTATCAGCATCTATGTCCCCACCCACAAGCTCTATGTCTTTTCGCAGGCGCGCCAGTTAATCCAGACTGCGCGTTCCGACTGGGAGAAACGCTGA